One Miscanthus floridulus cultivar M001 chromosome 11, ASM1932011v1, whole genome shotgun sequence DNA window includes the following coding sequences:
- the LOC136492549 gene encoding uncharacterized protein, with amino-acid sequence MVEPEVRPAWLSDGMDPKTSYRLEIRIVATNSRCRWFSISTVVDADTTNFKDLVEDIVDKYPCGYGDIVDMFYYCGETKSNIKVSSDHDLVTMFSKNASAKTCLLTFAYHPMGTDTPVIPLWHDLAEMPNSSMQACNLAEPTPAPTQTQASTQTQASSQTATTTDDDNYLNNPEPQNEHVGVDEEGMYIELEPRTKGTDAFEEDVPVSDSEWESDSDDDDDDDDYEEDEADEMVKDKVPLSNPKIVYDKNDPPMTVGSIYENMSCFRLALATHAIRNEFEFNIEKSDPGRYRVYCSAKIDGCRWRILASTGADKTTVKVKKNPYPHDCQSTRRGGKVKCATKFWVCEKVKDWVFEDPKVSAMELQKRIKDKFKVVVPYKRVYNGKELAHSQLFGDWRSSFDNLYRFKLQIEESCLGSFVVIDHHTINNKIRFNRLFFAMKPCIDGFLQGCRPYLSVDSTFLTGKFRGQLCVACAVDGHNWMYPVAVGVIDSETNENWIWFMERLRDVIGSPPGLTFCTNCGQAVMAGVSEVFPNAEHRECMWHLVQNFKKRFHGQVFDDHLWASSYSWNSYLFEKHWSAMAAAKPAAMVYL; translated from the exons ATGGTGGAGCCGGAGGTGCGCCCGGCGTGGCTTTCAGATGG GATGGACCCCAAAACGAGCTACAGATTAGAAATAAGGATTGTTGCGACAAATTCTCGATGCCGTTGGTTTAGCATAAGCACAGTTGTAGATGCTGACACAACCAATTTCAAGGATTTGGTCGAAGACATTGTGGATAAGTACCCTTGTGGTTATGGTGACATTGTTGACATGTTCTACTACTGTGGTGAAACCAAGTCCAACATCAAAGTCAGCAGTGACCATGATTTAGTTactatgttttccaaaaatgctaGTGCCAAGACCTGCTTGTTGACCTTTGCTTACCATCCTATGGGTACTGATACACCAGTCATTCCACTATGGCATGATTTAGCTGAAATGCCTAACTCCTCTATGCAAGCCTGTAACCTAGCTGAGCCTACACCAGCACCAACCCAAACACAAGCTTCCACTCAAACACAAGCTTCCTCTCAAACGGCAACAACCACTGATGATGACAACTACCTAAACAATCCTGAGCCACAGAATGAGCACGTGGGTGTGGATGAGGAGGGCATGTACATAGAATTAGAGCCACGGACCAAGGGTACTGATGCATTTGAGGAGGATGTACCTGTTTCTGACTCTGAATGGGAatctgattctgatgatgatgatgatgatgatgactatgaggaGGATGAGGCAGATGAAATGGTCAAAGATAAAGTTCCACTTAGTAATCCTAAAATAGTGTATGACAAAAATGACCCACCAATGACAGTAGGCAGCATCTATGAAAATATGTCTTGTTTTAGGTTGGCTTTGGCTACACATGCAATCAGAAATGAGTTTGAGTTTAACATAGAGAAGAGTGATCCAGGGAGGTACAGGGTCTACTGTAGTGCCAAAATTGATGGATGTAGGTGGAGGATTCTTGCATCTACAGGTGCAGACAAGACAACAGTGAAG GTGAAGAAGAACCCATATCCTCATGACTGTCAGAGCACAAGAAGAGGTGGTAAAGTGAAGTGTGCAACCAAGTTTTGGGTTTGTGAAAAGGTGAAGGACTGGGTATTTGAGGATCCCAAGGTGTCAGCTATGGAGCTAcagaagaggatcaaggataaATTCAAGGTGGTTGTGCCTTACAAGAGAGTATATAATGGTAAGGAACTAGCTCATAGCCAATTATTTGGAGATTGGAGGTCCAGTTTTGACAATTTGTATAGGTTCAAGTTGCAAATTGAGGAATCTTGTCTGGGTAGCTTTGTAGTTATTGATCATCATACCATTAATAACAAGATTAGGTTCAATAGACTGTTCTTTGCCATGAAGCCATGTATTGATGGGTTTCTTCAAGGCTGTAGGCCATACTTGTCAGTTGATAGTACATTTCTCACGGGCAAGTTTAGAGGTCAGCTATGTGTAGCCTGTGCAGTAGATGGGCACAACTGGATGTATCCAGTTGCAGTTGGAGTCATAGATTCAGAAACAAATGAGAATTGGATATGGTTCATGGAGAGACTGAGAGATGTTATAGGGAGTCCACCAGGTCTGACCTTCTGTACTAATTGTGGTCAAGCAGTGATGGCCGGTGTGAGTGAGGTATTTCCTAATGCAGAGCACAGAGAGTgtatgtggcatcttgttcaaaATTTTAAGAAAAGGTTCCATGGACAGGTGTTTGATGATCATTTGTGGGCATCATCTTACAGTTGGAACTCATACCTTTTTGAGAAACACTGGTCAGCAATGGCAGCAGCTAAGCCAGCAGCTATGGTTTATCTATAG
- the LOC136492550 gene encoding UDP-glycosyltransferase 92A1-like: MAATTQRNHHVVLFPFPAQGHLAGFLALARLLRRELQDGVTITIVCTPLTVAALRSSVADADAGSSSSISFHALPFVPADHGLPADCESTSSLSNRGDFMKLFEAFDDFLSGLTGGVHKGEENEEPTAANVCVIADVFVAWTVDVARRHGLAHAFFLSCGAFGSVILHALWANMPALPFGPDGTLRLPEHPAVVIHRSQLSPTFTCGDERWTAYNRRHIPRGYLTNAVISNTVEELEPTGLAMLRRTLGGVPYPLGPLVRGVPASDKDDGGNDWRIVRWLDTQRLSSVVYITFGSQNTIRANQMAALAAALESTGRPFVWAVRPPVGFDVNGAFHDKWLPGGFEARVRASGRGLVVRGWAPQLRILAHAATGAFLSHCGWNSVLESLTHGVPLLGWPLAAEQFYNVKILAEEWGACVEVARGNMESSVVERSRVVEAMEKVMGDTAESEALSRAWAEDGGSSRAALHYFSKAMHLL; the protein is encoded by the exons ATGGCGGCCACCACTCAGAGGAATCATCACGTCGTGTTGTTCCCCTTTCCGGCGCAGGGCCACCTTGCCGGGTTTCTCGCCCTCGCCCGTCTCCTCCGCCGCGAGCTCCAGGATGGCGTCACGATCACGATCGTCTGCACCCCGCTCACCGTGGCCGCGCTGCGCTCCTCTGTGGCGGACGCAGACGCGGGGTCGTCCTCCAGCATCAGCTTCCACGCGCTGCCGTTTGTGCCGGCCGACCACGGCCTCCCCGCCGACTGCGAGTCCACCAGCTCTCTCTCCAACCGCGGCGACTTCATGAAGCTCTTCGAGGCCTTCGACGACTTCCTCTCGGGCTTAACTGGCGGGGTCCATAAAGGCGAGGAGAACGAGGAGCCCACCGCCGCCAACGTCTGCGTCATCGCCGACGTGTTCGTCGCGTGGACCGTGGACGTGGCGCGCCGGCATGGGCTCGCCCACGCCTTCTTCCTCTCGTGCGGCGCGTTCGGCTCCGTCATCCTGCACGCTCTCTGGGCCAACATGCCGGCGCTGCCGTTCGGCCCCGACGGGACGCTCCGGCTGCCGGAGCACCCCGCGGTCGTGATCCACCGCTCGCAGCTGTCGCCCACTTTCACCTGCGGCGACGAGAGGTGGACCGCGTACAACCGCCGCCACATACCGCGTGGCTACCTGACGAACGCGGTGATCTCCAACACTGTCGAGGAGCTCGAGCCCACGGGGCTCGCCATGCTGCGGCGCACTCTCGGCGGCGTTCCG TACCCCCTTGGCCCTCTGGTCCGTGGCGTCCCGGCGTCGGATAAGGACGACGGTGGCAACGACTGGAGGATTGTCCGCTGGCTCGACACGCAGCGGCTATCGTCCGTCGTGTACATCACCTTCGGGTCACAGAACACGATACGAGCGAACCAGATGGCGGCGCTCGCGGCGGCGCTAGAGTCGACCGGCCGTCCGTTCGTCTGGGCGGTCCGGCCGCCAGTGGGGTTCGACGTCAATGGCGCCTTCCACGACAAGTGGCTGCCGGGCGGGTTCGAGGCTCGTGTGCGCGCTAGCGGCAGGGGCCTCGTGGTCCGCGGGTGGGCGCCGCAGCTCCGGATCCTGGCGCACGCCGCCACGGGCGCATTCCTGAGCCACTGCGGCTGGAACTCGGTGCTGGAGAGCCTCACGCACGGCGTGCCGCTCCTGGGCTGGCCGCTCGCCGCCGAGCAGTTCTACAACGTCAAGATACTGGCGGAGGAGTGGGGGGCGTGCGTGGAGGTGGCACGCGGGAACATGGAGAGCTCGGTCGTGGAGAGGTCCAGGGTGGTCGAGGCGATGGAGAAGGTGATGGGGGACACGGCGGAGTCGGAAGCACTGAGCAGGGCGTGGGCGGAGGATGGCGGGTCGTCGCGGGCAGCGCTGCACTACTTCTCTAAAGCCATGCACCTGCTGTGA
- the LOC136494325 gene encoding phosphatidylinositol N-acetylglucosaminyltransferase subunit P-like translates to MEWPPPSTSPVVRSPRQTVSLIRNRRPHRGWAPSSRSPSFAARDHGPKPSEVYSFVGSITTVIATAVYLAWAYTPEPVLRSLGITYYPSKYWALAVPSFVIVAVVLSMGIYMGLNFVATPLSSPNFLKYYLR, encoded by the exons ATGGAgtggccgccgccgtcgacgtCGCCGGTGGTGCGCAGCCCCAGGCAGACGGTCAGCCTGATCCGCAACCGCCGACCCCACCGCGGTTGGGCCCCCTCCTCGAGGTCCCCCTCCTTCGCCGCCCGCGACCATGGCCCCAAGCCGTCCGAGGTGTACAGCTTTGTCGGATCCATCACCACAGTCATCGCCACCGCTGTCTACCTCGCCTGGGCATACACGCCTGAGCCCGTCCTCCGGTCTCTCGGCATCACCTACTACCCTAGCAA GTATTGGGCATTGGCGGTGCCATCGTTTGTGATTGTGGCCGTGGTGCTGTCCATGGGCATCTACATGGGTCTCAACTTTGTTGCCACTCCTCTGTCCTCTCCCAACTTCCTTAAGTACTATCTTCG ATGA
- the LOC136494219 gene encoding dof zinc finger protein DOF5.8-like — protein MAPAASIHSATAAATGASKRPADSDAELLLDSSALHQQGDEAVRKGQQPRQQQLECPRCRSTNTKFCYYNNYSTAQPRHFCRACRRYWTHGGTLRDVPVGGASRRASGGGGKRRRVSAEPSSAASSSPPPMPAASLADACLPDLTSAFPFLSDGSFFPQFDLGGGVALAPAAFSSLWQSVVPDFYDGLAPWDDGATAGADAAAGFAGAWGDIAGLDLSWTPPEN, from the exons ATGGCGCCTGCGGCTTCGATCCActcggccaccgccgccgccactggtgCTTCCAAGCGTCCGGCCGATTCCGACGCTGAGCTCCTGCTCGACTCCTCCGCGCTCCACCAGCAG GGCGACGAGGCCGTGCGCAAGGGCCAGCAGCCGAGGCAGCAGCAGCTGGAGTGCCCGCGCTGCCGCTCCACCAACACCAAGTTCTGCTACTACAACAACTACAGCACGGCGCAGCCGCGGCACTTCTGCCGCGCGTGCCGCCGCTACTGGACGCACGGCGGCACGCTGCGGGATGTCCCCGTCGGCGGCGCCTCGCGCCGCGCCAGCGGCGGGGGCGGCAAGCGGCGCAGGGTTTCCGCCGAGCCCTCGTCCgcggcgtcgtcgtcgccgccgccgatgcCGGCAGCGTCGCTCGCTGACGCGTGCCTGCCGGACCTCACGTCGGCCTTCCCGTTCCTCAGCGACGGCAGCTTCTTCCCGCAGTTCGACCTCGGCGGCGGCGTTGCACTTGCACCGGCGGCCTTCTCCTCCTTGTGGCAGTCGGTGGTCCCGGACTTCTATGACGGGCTCGCGCCGTGGGACGACGGAGCAACGGCTGGCGCCGACGCCGCGGCGGGCTTCGCGGGCGCGTGGGGCGACATCGCTGGCCTCGACCTCAGCTGGACACCACCGGAGAACTGA